The following are from one region of the Microbacterium sp. cx-55 genome:
- a CDS encoding helix-turn-helix domain-containing protein → MAFSRTDETWVEYCRALGDNLSRVRAAAGLSQEHVAREAGLATFTYQKLEKGESNPGDPANPRLQTLVSLALVLDLDVAELLPPIPHALAHANAA, encoded by the coding sequence ATGGCTTTTTCGCGGACGGACGAGACCTGGGTGGAGTACTGTCGCGCGCTGGGCGACAACTTGAGTCGGGTTCGCGCGGCGGCAGGGCTGAGCCAGGAGCACGTGGCCCGCGAGGCCGGGCTCGCGACCTTCACGTACCAGAAGCTCGAAAAAGGCGAATCGAACCCCGGCGATCCGGCGAACCCCCGACTGCAGACACTGGTGTCACTGGCGCTGGTGCTCGACCTGGACGTCGCAGAACTGCTGCCGCCCATCCCGCACGCTCTGGCACACGCGAACGCCGCGTAG
- a CDS encoding DUF6907 domain-containing protein, producing MTLTNGRIDAPCPVWCTGDHDASKDRRLTHRSNPAAVAAVERRGRLEDGPSIAVTVDLIVGLEQSHSELWVWLGPEDDASRGMAISFESAQRLSRALAQTLESAQQS from the coding sequence ATGACACTCACGAACGGACGAATTGACGCCCCCTGCCCCGTCTGGTGCACCGGCGATCACGACGCCTCGAAAGATCGACGGCTGACCCACCGCAGCAACCCCGCAGCGGTCGCCGCCGTAGAGCGCCGAGGGCGCCTCGAGGATGGCCCCTCGATCGCCGTCACGGTCGACCTGATCGTCGGGCTTGAACAGTCGCACTCAGAGCTCTGGGTGTGGCTCGGACCCGAAGACGATGCCTCGCGGGGAATGGCGATCAGCTTCGAGAGCGCGCAGCGACTCAGTCGCGCGCTCGCTCAGACGCTGGAGTCGGCACAGCAGAGCTAA
- a CDS encoding excalibur calcium-binding domain-containing protein, giving the protein MAATSPSSSAVPSPAAGWYPAPHADGESRYWDGAQWLEPDSPTEAITTDAAPARPAAGVPFFQRPMSRRAAAFVAGGAFLLGILLAGSSVGAANGSQVSTLEGQVIELENVGAENDRLAEEYAQLTKDYAQLEDAGASLESQITGLKAGTTDLEAQLATATTERDAQAARVAELEAAQNAKPVVQPAAPAAPAAPAAPAAPSNTYFQNCDAARAAGAAPVRVGDPGYGRHLDRDGDGTGCE; this is encoded by the coding sequence ATGGCTGCAACGAGCCCATCATCGAGCGCTGTACCGAGCCCTGCCGCGGGCTGGTACCCCGCACCGCACGCCGACGGCGAGTCGAGGTACTGGGACGGCGCCCAGTGGCTCGAGCCGGATTCGCCGACGGAGGCGATCACGACCGATGCGGCACCCGCGCGGCCGGCCGCGGGCGTGCCGTTCTTCCAGCGCCCGATGAGTCGTCGGGCAGCCGCGTTCGTGGCCGGCGGCGCATTCCTGCTCGGCATCCTGCTCGCCGGCAGCTCCGTCGGTGCGGCGAACGGTTCGCAGGTCTCGACGCTCGAGGGTCAGGTCATCGAGCTCGAGAACGTCGGCGCCGAGAACGATCGCCTCGCCGAGGAGTACGCGCAGCTGACGAAGGATTACGCACAGCTGGAGGATGCGGGCGCCTCGCTCGAGTCGCAGATCACCGGGCTCAAAGCGGGCACCACCGATCTCGAGGCCCAGTTGGCCACGGCTACCACCGAGCGCGATGCGCAGGCGGCGCGTGTCGCCGAACTCGAGGCCGCGCAGAACGCGAAGCCCGTCGTCCAGCCTGCCGCCCCGGCAGCGCCGGCCGCCCCCGCTGCGCCTGCGGCTCCGTCGAACACGTACTTCCAGAACTGCGACGCCGCCCGCGCCGCAGGTGCTGCGCCGGTGCGCGTCGGCGACCCCGGCTACGGCCGGCACCTCGATCGCGACGGCGACGGCACCGGCTGCGAGTGA
- a CDS encoding HAD family hydrolase — MTDSPDIRTAVLFDIDGTLVDSNYLHIEAWHHAFAAVGHPVDAWRIHRSIGMDSGMLLDALLGDAAESVGDAAKQKHAEFYENLADRLRPIEGARALLSALADRGHGVVLATSAPESELETLLEVLDVGPDVDAVTSSEDVGTAKPDPDIIEVALKKACVPADRGILVGDAVWDVKAALRAGVQTIGVRSGGYSAAELRDAGAIAVYDDVADLLAHLDVSPIANLRD, encoded by the coding sequence ATGACCGACTCCCCCGACATCCGCACCGCAGTCCTCTTCGACATCGACGGCACGCTCGTCGACTCGAACTATCTGCACATCGAGGCGTGGCATCACGCGTTCGCCGCGGTGGGGCATCCGGTCGATGCGTGGCGCATCCACCGGTCGATCGGCATGGATTCCGGCATGCTCCTCGACGCGCTTCTCGGTGACGCGGCAGAGTCGGTGGGCGATGCGGCGAAGCAGAAGCATGCGGAGTTCTACGAGAACCTCGCCGACCGCCTGCGCCCGATCGAGGGCGCCCGGGCACTACTGAGCGCGCTGGCCGATCGCGGTCACGGGGTCGTGCTGGCGACGTCGGCGCCCGAGAGCGAGCTCGAGACGCTGCTCGAGGTGCTCGATGTCGGACCGGATGTGGATGCGGTCACCTCGTCGGAAGACGTGGGCACCGCGAAGCCCGATCCTGACATCATCGAGGTCGCGCTCAAGAAGGCCTGCGTTCCCGCCGACCGCGGCATCCTGGTCGGCGACGCCGTGTGGGATGTGAAGGCGGCCCTGCGCGCCGGGGTGCAGACGATCGGCGTGCGCAGCGGCGGGTACAGCGCGGCGGAGCTTCGGGATGCGGGCGCCATCGCGGTCTACGACGATGTCGCCGACCTGCTCGCCCACCTCGACGTGAGCCCGATCGCGAACCTCCGCGACTGA
- a CDS encoding type IV toxin-antitoxin system AbiEi family antitoxin domain-containing protein encodes MKSRDALLLLAEVAESQWGMFTASQARDRGVSHMNLSRLTDSGDLVRLAHGVYRDAGAPTAPHEELRAAWLAAEPNRLAYERLRMRPPHVIVSGESAAELHGIGDLRAMQSEFTTPARRQTQRPDVRYRTRVVAVEDVTVIDGLPVTTPERTVADLVEARNDLSIVAGVLRDAAKKSRLDVERLTELLNPLAERAGENRGDGDSLRERLLEIAGIDRRSIAQQLAAIPSVGKLVTAEYLRNLPTTDIAPVLASFILALERAVPQDELSRQALAAGKAMSEVLERVERVTADPRAMSEAAGAIGENIGTSAAEHLKAIGWAALARAVPSTEDR; translated from the coding sequence GTGAAGTCTCGTGACGCCCTGCTCCTCCTGGCCGAAGTGGCCGAGTCTCAGTGGGGGATGTTCACCGCGAGCCAGGCCCGTGACCGCGGCGTCAGTCACATGAATCTCTCCCGTCTGACAGACTCCGGCGACCTCGTCCGTCTCGCCCACGGGGTGTATCGAGACGCGGGTGCGCCAACTGCGCCGCACGAAGAGCTGCGCGCGGCGTGGCTGGCCGCGGAGCCCAACCGCCTTGCCTACGAGCGACTCCGCATGCGTCCGCCCCATGTCATCGTCTCCGGGGAGTCCGCCGCGGAGCTGCACGGCATCGGTGACCTGCGTGCCATGCAGAGCGAGTTCACCACCCCCGCTCGTCGGCAGACGCAGCGGCCGGACGTTCGATACCGCACTCGTGTCGTCGCAGTCGAAGATGTCACGGTGATCGACGGGCTCCCGGTGACGACCCCGGAGCGAACCGTCGCAGACCTCGTCGAGGCTCGCAATGATCTCAGCATCGTCGCCGGCGTGCTTCGTGATGCCGCAAAGAAGTCCCGGCTCGATGTCGAACGCCTGACCGAACTGCTGAATCCGCTCGCCGAGCGCGCAGGTGAGAACAGAGGGGACGGAGACTCTCTCCGAGAGAGACTGCTCGAAATCGCCGGCATCGATCGCCGAAGCATCGCTCAGCAACTCGCCGCCATCCCCTCGGTCGGCAAGCTCGTTACCGCGGAGTACCTTCGCAATCTTCCTACGACGGACATTGCGCCCGTACTCGCGTCGTTCATCCTCGCTCTCGAACGGGCGGTACCCCAAGACGAACTCAGCAGGCAGGCACTCGCTGCGGGAAAGGCGATGTCGGAGGTTCTGGAACGCGTGGAGCGTGTCACGGCAGACCCCCGCGCAATGTCTGAGGCCGCGGGCGCGATCGGCGAGAACATCGGCACTAGCGCTGCGGAACACCTGAAGGCCATCGGCTGGGCCGCTCTTGCCCGTGCTGTGCCTTCGACGGAAGATCGATGA
- a CDS encoding nucleotidyl transferase AbiEii/AbiGii toxin family protein, translated as MHTRRRALWKLRSRPRRGERFPQIPRSRSGSASDSSTFVVNVTLTDDVEVVAPAGALELPKLTSHPYRLYPVVDQIADEVCATISLYSGRPSSREKDLVDLVVLATTQDIDGTRLRAALEREAAVRSLALPHAFAAPADWGSRYAALAVRVPVCRPFGRIDLATELMCRFIDPVLDHSAAGKIWDHSALSWR; from the coding sequence ATGCATACGCGACGCCGGGCGCTGTGGAAGCTGCGATCAAGGCCGCGGCGAGGCGAGCGTTTTCCGCAGATCCCTCGCTCACGGTCGGGGAGCGCATCCGACTCGAGTACTTTCGTCGTCAACGTCACTCTGACCGACGACGTTGAGGTTGTGGCGCCCGCGGGTGCGCTCGAGTTGCCAAAACTCACGAGCCACCCTTACCGGCTCTACCCCGTGGTGGATCAGATCGCCGATGAGGTCTGCGCCACCATCTCGCTGTACAGCGGCCGCCCATCCAGCCGCGAGAAGGACCTCGTCGACCTGGTTGTGCTCGCCACGACCCAGGACATAGACGGGACGAGACTCCGCGCCGCGCTCGAGCGTGAAGCAGCGGTGCGATCGCTTGCGTTGCCACATGCGTTCGCTGCGCCGGCCGACTGGGGAAGCCGGTACGCCGCGCTCGCGGTCAGAGTTCCGGTCTGTCGGCCCTTTGGTCGCATCGACCTGGCGACGGAGCTCATGTGCAGATTCATCGATCCTGTGCTCGACCACAGTGCTGCGGGAAAAATCTGGGATCACTCGGCGCTCTCGTGGCGCTGA
- a CDS encoding HNH endonuclease signature motif containing protein — MSVAARAGELPTIGGAAPTLIVSVTRDDLASGRGMAHVDGIDAPVPLSVARQVACAGGVQRVMCDERGRVMSISIADRVFSATQRRAILLRDGACIIPGCEVPGAWCEIHHVTEHARGGATTTDNGVLLCWHHHRTLEGSGWAIRMTLGVPEVRGPSWWDATGTWRRVTRSPIRLRRQHRLARQ, encoded by the coding sequence CTGTCGGTCGCCGCCCGGGCGGGCGAGCTGCCCACGATCGGCGGCGCCGCGCCGACGCTCATCGTGTCGGTCACACGCGATGACCTCGCCTCGGGCCGCGGCATGGCCCACGTCGACGGCATCGACGCCCCGGTGCCGCTCTCGGTGGCGCGACAGGTGGCGTGCGCCGGCGGTGTGCAGCGTGTCATGTGCGACGAGCGCGGGCGAGTGATGTCGATCTCGATCGCCGACAGAGTGTTCAGCGCCACGCAGCGCCGGGCGATCCTCCTCCGCGACGGCGCCTGCATCATCCCCGGGTGCGAGGTGCCCGGAGCATGGTGCGAAATTCACCACGTTACCGAGCATGCGCGAGGCGGCGCCACGACGACCGACAACGGTGTGCTGCTCTGCTGGCATCATCACCGCACCCTCGAGGGGAGCGGATGGGCGATCCGCATGACACTCGGCGTCCCCGAAGTCCGAGGTCCATCCTGGTGGGACGCCACCGGCACCTGGCGACGCGTCACCCGATCCCCGATCCGCCTGCGCCGACAACACCGGCTCGCGCGGCAGTAG
- a CDS encoding polysaccharide biosynthesis tyrosine autokinase, with protein sequence MELSDYIRVLRKNWLVIVVITLVGLGAAAGYSLTRTPLYEAESRVFVSTQTTGSVQELQQGSIFTQQRVTTYVTLVKTPIVLNPVIAELNLDMTADQLSSQVTASSPLNTTVIQISVTDADPVQAADLANALGASLTEAVETIETPNDSDTSPVKLTRVQDALPTNVPVSPNVPLNLALGALVGLALGIGVAVLRTVLDTKVRNARDIANITDRPIIGAIPFDPKAQERPLILQADPHNPRSEAFRSLRTNLQFIEMDGGHSFVVTSSIPSEGKTTTTVNLAIALADAGKRVALIDTDLRKPKVAEYLGIEGGAGLTDVLIGRAKVGDVMLPWGKRPLFVLPAGKVPPNPSELLGSKQMAQLLEAISRDFDVVLLDAPPLLPVTDAAILSRHTTSAIVVVAAGRTTSGQLQGALTTLETVDAKVGGVVLTMVPTRGADAYGYGYGYGYGGYGRYGDYTAITAAETPTRKKGRNSEPDTPSST encoded by the coding sequence ATGGAGCTCAGCGACTACATCCGGGTCTTGCGCAAGAACTGGCTCGTGATCGTCGTGATCACGCTCGTCGGACTCGGTGCGGCGGCCGGATACTCACTCACGCGCACGCCTCTCTATGAGGCCGAGAGCCGCGTGTTCGTGTCGACGCAGACGACGGGCTCGGTGCAGGAACTGCAGCAGGGCTCGATCTTCACGCAGCAGCGCGTCACCACCTACGTCACGCTCGTGAAGACGCCGATCGTGTTGAACCCGGTGATCGCCGAGCTGAACCTCGACATGACGGCCGACCAGCTGTCGAGCCAGGTGACGGCGTCGAGCCCCCTGAACACGACGGTCATCCAGATCTCGGTGACGGATGCCGACCCGGTACAGGCCGCTGATCTTGCGAACGCGCTCGGCGCGAGCCTCACCGAGGCCGTCGAGACGATCGAGACGCCGAACGACTCCGACACGAGCCCGGTGAAGCTCACGCGCGTGCAGGATGCGCTGCCGACGAACGTGCCGGTGAGCCCGAACGTGCCGCTGAACCTCGCGCTCGGCGCGCTCGTGGGTCTCGCGCTCGGCATCGGTGTCGCGGTGCTGCGCACCGTGCTCGACACGAAGGTGCGGAACGCCCGCGATATCGCGAACATCACCGACCGCCCGATCATCGGTGCGATCCCGTTCGACCCGAAGGCGCAGGAGCGTCCGCTGATCCTGCAGGCCGACCCGCACAACCCGCGGTCCGAGGCCTTCCGGTCGCTGCGCACGAACCTGCAGTTCATCGAGATGGATGGGGGTCACAGCTTCGTCGTGACGTCCAGCATCCCGAGCGAGGGTAAGACCACGACGACCGTGAACCTGGCGATCGCGTTGGCGGATGCGGGCAAGCGCGTCGCGCTGATCGACACCGACCTGCGCAAGCCGAAGGTCGCCGAGTACCTCGGCATCGAGGGCGGCGCGGGTCTCACCGACGTGCTGATCGGTCGCGCGAAGGTTGGCGACGTGATGCTCCCCTGGGGCAAGCGTCCGCTGTTCGTGCTGCCCGCGGGCAAGGTGCCGCCGAACCCGAGCGAGCTGCTCGGGTCGAAGCAGATGGCGCAGTTGCTCGAGGCGATCTCGCGTGACTTCGACGTCGTGCTGCTCGATGCTCCCCCGCTTCTTCCGGTGACGGATGCGGCGATCCTCTCGCGTCACACGACCAGCGCGATCGTCGTGGTCGCGGCCGGCCGCACGACGTCGGGTCAGCTGCAGGGCGCGCTGACGACGCTGGAGACGGTCGACGCGAAGGTCGGCGGCGTGGTGCTCACGATGGTCCCGACCCGTGGCGCAGATGCGTACGGCTACGGCTATGGGTACGGCTACGGCGGTTATGGCCGCTACGGCGACTACACCGCCATCACGGCCGCCGAGACCCCGACCCGCAAGAAGGGCCGCAACAGCGAGCCTGACACTCCGAGCTCCACCTGA